A genomic segment from Luteolibacter ambystomatis encodes:
- a CDS encoding PA14 domain-containing protein, whose amino-acid sequence MDPGQLVFGIPDPDANSLVGTFYDTKLDTKGRDTGMTPEKLREVIKDFTTHGWNERSLESKYYKAPKALYQTRLYIPVMAADAAPTAFGCGPEVQPSRWIVLYRGTVVAPESGKFRFVGAGDDVLVVRFNGQNVFDHGFTQGTTALYVPGKTDFLAGRKEDRDLAKMVRGGAMKMPITFYQYDTTRNWNQSIGGLAVGAEFEVMAGRSYPLEILISEVPGGLFGAALLIEKSGASYSKASTGSPVLPLFRLDGTLPPATKADNAPPYDPNGSVWKRVDGKIRPGI is encoded by the coding sequence TTGGATCCGGGACAACTGGTTTTCGGAATTCCCGATCCCGATGCCAATTCCCTCGTAGGCACCTTTTACGACACCAAGTTGGATACCAAGGGCAGGGACACTGGCATGACTCCGGAGAAACTCCGCGAAGTCATCAAGGACTTCACGACCCACGGTTGGAACGAGCGTTCCCTGGAGTCGAAGTACTACAAGGCTCCGAAGGCCCTGTATCAGACCCGGCTCTACATCCCGGTCATGGCGGCGGATGCCGCGCCGACGGCGTTCGGTTGTGGTCCGGAAGTCCAGCCGAGCCGCTGGATCGTCCTCTACCGTGGCACCGTCGTCGCACCGGAATCGGGAAAATTCCGCTTCGTCGGTGCAGGCGATGACGTGCTGGTGGTGCGCTTCAACGGCCAGAATGTCTTCGACCACGGCTTCACCCAAGGCACGACCGCGCTCTATGTGCCGGGGAAGACGGACTTTCTCGCCGGTCGGAAGGAAGACCGGGACCTTGCCAAAATGGTCCGTGGCGGCGCGATGAAGATGCCGATCACCTTTTACCAATACGACACCACCCGGAACTGGAACCAGTCCATCGGCGGGCTGGCGGTGGGGGCGGAATTCGAGGTCATGGCAGGCCGTTCCTATCCTCTGGAAATCCTCATCAGCGAGGTGCCCGGAGGACTTTTCGGAGCCGCCCTGCTGATCGAGAAGTCCGGTGCCAGCTACTCCAAGGCCTCCACCGGATCTCCGGTCCTCCCGCTCTTCCGGCTCGATGGCACGCTTCCTCCCGCAACCAAGGCGGACAATGCTCCTCCCTATGATCCAAATGGTTCCGTCTGGAAGCGGGTGGATGGCAAAATCCGACCCGGCATCTGA
- a CDS encoding SHD1 domain-containing protein, translated as MRLLRRLPLLCLFPVLCHADEPARKWTDAGGRSFEGSYVSATDAKVTIKRTDGKVFEVERARLSKEDQDYIATAAKASPAPAPAATTTPKFDPRDYRAHMLEGYDGSAPNFKAPWPKDGGVDKEPEITTIEENAGEKRFIYESPHFRFQSNVVLRPSLLAKVAMMFEACFQMHHDIPLNNRRTRSPKAPKLNAFLFETMEEYHTAGGPSGSSGVYMSQGDKFLVPLEGLGVKKVGSGYMFDYNGNFHTVYHEVTHQLWADLGDYAGIWMIEGFAEFMASAPYSNGKFSFIKQPSYALEYATGFGKKDSGGRDLGKEFTMPHLKEIMTWSQPQFYANGNKNYGLGMLLVYYFVLLDGDGTGARFKDCIQACQEGKSESEALQVLLGDRSYEALEKDVATAFKKKGIKISFQ; from the coding sequence ATGCGTTTGCTCCGCCGCCTTCCTCTCCTGTGCCTCTTCCCGGTCCTTTGCCATGCCGATGAACCCGCTCGCAAATGGACGGATGCCGGCGGTCGCAGTTTCGAGGGTTCCTATGTATCCGCCACCGATGCCAAGGTGACGATCAAGCGTACGGATGGGAAAGTGTTCGAAGTCGAACGCGCGCGTCTCTCCAAGGAGGATCAGGATTACATAGCCACCGCTGCAAAAGCATCCCCCGCCCCTGCACCGGCAGCCACCACCACTCCGAAGTTCGATCCGCGCGACTACCGCGCCCACATGCTGGAGGGCTACGATGGCTCCGCACCCAATTTCAAAGCACCTTGGCCGAAGGATGGCGGAGTGGACAAGGAACCGGAGATCACCACCATCGAGGAAAACGCCGGCGAAAAACGGTTCATCTACGAAAGCCCGCATTTCCGTTTCCAAAGTAATGTGGTGCTGCGCCCGAGCCTGCTGGCGAAAGTCGCGATGATGTTCGAGGCCTGCTTCCAGATGCACCATGACATTCCGCTGAACAACCGCCGCACCCGCTCGCCGAAGGCTCCGAAGCTGAATGCCTTCCTCTTCGAAACCATGGAGGAATATCATACCGCGGGAGGTCCGTCGGGAAGCTCCGGCGTTTACATGAGCCAGGGAGACAAGTTCCTGGTACCGCTGGAAGGGCTCGGCGTGAAGAAGGTCGGTTCCGGCTACATGTTCGACTACAACGGGAACTTCCACACCGTCTATCATGAGGTGACCCACCAGCTTTGGGCGGACCTCGGCGACTATGCCGGGATCTGGATGATCGAAGGCTTCGCCGAGTTCATGGCCAGCGCTCCCTACAGCAACGGCAAATTCTCCTTCATCAAGCAGCCTTCCTACGCGTTGGAATACGCCACCGGCTTCGGCAAGAAGGACAGTGGCGGCCGCGATCTCGGCAAGGAGTTCACCATGCCGCATCTCAAGGAGATCATGACGTGGTCGCAGCCGCAGTTCTACGCCAATGGCAACAAGAACTACGGCCTCGGCATGCTGCTGGTGTACTACTTCGTCCTGCTGGATGGAGACGGCACCGGCGCGCGCTTCAAGGACTGTATCCAAGCCTGCCAGGAGGGCAAATCGGAGTCGGAGGCCCTGCAGGTGTTGCTGGGAGACCGCAGCTACGAGGCTCTCGAAAAAGACGTGGCCACAGCCTTCAAAAAGAAGGGCATCAAGATCAGCTTCCAGTAG
- a CDS encoding flotillin family protein, whose protein sequence is MPIPILAEVPTALILIFILVIIGFGTLMFIASRYRRCPSDRVLVVYGKVGGQKSARCYHGGASFVWPVIQDYAYLSLTPIPIDIQLRGALSQQNIRVNTPSTFTVGISTEPGVMENAAERLLGQNMGQIQELAKDIIFGQMRVVIATMPIEEINADRDKLIANIANGVEVELRKVGLRLINVNVQDITDESGYIDALGREAAARAINEAKVKVSQQERDGDIGSAEAEREKRISVAAAQALAVKGENEAAVQIANSNAARREREAEATRLAIAAEKVASAKALEEAYASEESAERQRAKRDEATQMATIIVQAEIEKKKIEVLAEAEKNRVRLAAEADRLKIELQAEAEKRRIELVAAAEGERQRLTQQGEADGLRAVMEAQAQGTLAQLQAKADGFRAIVMASGGAEQAAQLMVTEQLPKLVEEQVKAVSNLKIDKVTVWDSGANGADGKTSTAGFLSGLAGSIPPLHDLAKNAGVQLPAYLGKPAETPVTRATKSPETPVTPPGDVNQAL, encoded by the coding sequence ATGCCCATCCCCATCCTTGCGGAGGTTCCCACCGCCCTGATCCTCATCTTCATCCTCGTCATCATCGGCTTCGGCACGCTGATGTTCATCGCCAGCCGCTACCGCCGCTGCCCTTCCGACCGCGTGCTGGTCGTTTACGGTAAAGTGGGTGGCCAGAAATCCGCGCGCTGCTACCACGGCGGTGCCTCCTTCGTGTGGCCGGTGATCCAGGACTACGCCTACCTGAGCCTCACGCCGATCCCGATCGACATCCAGCTCCGCGGCGCGCTGTCCCAGCAGAACATCCGCGTCAACACGCCTTCCACCTTCACCGTCGGCATCAGCACCGAGCCCGGCGTGATGGAAAATGCCGCCGAGCGCTTGCTGGGCCAGAACATGGGCCAGATCCAGGAACTCGCGAAAGACATCATCTTCGGCCAGATGCGTGTGGTGATCGCCACCATGCCGATCGAGGAGATCAACGCGGACCGCGACAAGCTGATCGCGAACATCGCCAACGGTGTGGAGGTCGAGCTCCGCAAGGTCGGCCTGCGTTTGATCAACGTGAACGTCCAGGACATCACGGACGAGTCCGGCTACATCGACGCTCTCGGCCGCGAAGCCGCCGCCCGCGCCATCAACGAAGCGAAAGTGAAGGTGTCCCAACAGGAACGTGATGGTGACATTGGTTCGGCCGAGGCCGAGCGTGAGAAGCGTATTTCCGTGGCCGCCGCCCAAGCGCTGGCCGTGAAGGGTGAGAACGAGGCCGCCGTCCAGATCGCGAACTCGAATGCCGCCCGCCGCGAGCGGGAAGCCGAAGCCACCCGCCTTGCCATCGCCGCCGAAAAAGTAGCCTCCGCGAAGGCGCTCGAAGAAGCCTACGCCTCCGAAGAATCCGCCGAGCGCCAACGTGCGAAGCGTGACGAAGCCACGCAAATGGCGACCATCATCGTGCAGGCCGAGATCGAGAAGAAGAAGATCGAGGTGCTTGCCGAAGCTGAGAAAAACCGCGTGCGCCTCGCCGCGGAAGCGGACCGCTTGAAGATCGAACTCCAGGCCGAAGCTGAGAAGCGCCGCATTGAACTCGTCGCCGCTGCGGAAGGCGAACGCCAGCGCCTGACCCAGCAGGGTGAGGCCGATGGTTTGCGCGCCGTCATGGAAGCTCAGGCGCAGGGCACGCTGGCCCAGCTCCAGGCGAAGGCCGATGGTTTCCGGGCGATCGTGATGGCCTCCGGCGGAGCCGAGCAGGCTGCCCAGCTCATGGTGACCGAGCAGCTTCCGAAGCTGGTCGAGGAACAGGTCAAGGCCGTGTCCAACCTCAAGATCGACAAGGTCACGGTCTGGGACAGCGGCGCGAATGGTGCCGATGGCAAAACCAGCACGGCGGGCTTCCTGTCCGGCCTCGCCGGATCGATCCCGCCGCTGCACGACCTCGCGAAAAACGCCGGCGTCCAGCTTCCCGCCTACCTCGGCAAACCCGCGGAAACACCCGTCACACGCGCCACGAAATCACCTGAAACGCCAGTGACGCCTCCGGGAGACGTCAACCAGGCGCTCTGA
- a CDS encoding SRPBCC family protein: MEKPQFVYTTYIRSTPEKVWEAITKPEFARQYWGGNGNHSDWQRGSKWEHVSETKGTAHIIGEVLESDPPKRLALSWIDPDDTADRSKVTLELETVEDMVRLTVIHGDFEAETSMLSDISGGWPKVLSSLKSWLETGAALKIGCKQACVEA, translated from the coding sequence ATGGAAAAGCCACAGTTCGTTTACACCACCTACATCCGCAGCACCCCGGAGAAAGTCTGGGAGGCGATCACCAAGCCGGAATTCGCCCGCCAGTATTGGGGCGGCAACGGCAATCACTCCGATTGGCAACGCGGCTCGAAATGGGAGCACGTCTCCGAAACCAAGGGCACTGCCCACATCATCGGTGAAGTGCTCGAAAGCGATCCGCCGAAGCGCCTCGCACTGAGTTGGATCGATCCGGACGACACCGCGGACCGTTCCAAGGTCACACTGGAACTCGAAACCGTGGAGGACATGGTGCGCCTCACCGTGATCCACGGCGACTTTGAGGCCGAAACCAGCATGCTCAGCGACATCTCCGGCGGCTGGCCGAAGGTGCTCTCCAGCCTGAAATCGTGGCTGGAAACCGGCGCGGCGCTCAAGATCGGCTGCAAGCAGGCGTGCGTGGAAGCCTGA
- a CDS encoding ArsR/SmtB family transcription factor — MDAVFKALADESRRTLLDVLYRDNGLSLGRLCQHLDMTRQAVTKHLAILEAANLVTTVRHGREKLHYLNPVPLQEIHARWIEKYERPRLKALGDLKRDLENDDKP, encoded by the coding sequence ATGGACGCGGTATTCAAAGCCTTGGCCGATGAAAGCCGCCGCACCCTGCTCGATGTGCTGTATCGGGACAACGGCCTGTCACTCGGCCGCCTGTGCCAGCACCTCGACATGACGCGGCAGGCGGTGACCAAGCACCTCGCCATCCTTGAAGCAGCCAATCTCGTCACGACCGTCCGGCACGGACGCGAGAAGCTGCACTATCTCAATCCGGTGCCGCTGCAGGAGATCCATGCGCGCTGGATCGAAAAATACGAACGCCCGCGCCTGAAGGCGCTCGGCGATCTGAAACGCGATCTCGAAAACGACGACAAACCATAA